A window from Flavobacterium sp. 83 encodes these proteins:
- a CDS encoding head GIN domain-containing protein, whose amino-acid sequence MIKIITLITKFIIVTLIALLFASCNHMINMKSIEGSGHVTTEKRIVQGDFKNVEVSNTIDLVIEQSNKIEIIVEADDNLQKEITAKVENGVLIIACDYNSFNNIKSKKVTVKMPVIEGLEASSAATIKSSHTLKGENIKLESSSAASIDLNIEFDTIYSEASSGSTININGKALQLNTEASSGSTINAKDLLANDIKAEASSGSTINVHPIVSLDAEASSGSTVSYNTVPKSIRKEENSAGSIHQEQ is encoded by the coding sequence ATGATAAAAATCATCACACTAATCACAAAATTCATTATTGTCACTTTGATTGCCTTGCTATTTGCATCATGTAATCATATGATAAACATGAAATCAATAGAAGGAAGTGGTCACGTTACAACCGAAAAACGAATTGTACAGGGTGATTTTAAAAATGTAGAAGTCAGCAATACCATAGATCTTGTTATTGAACAATCTAACAAAATAGAAATCATTGTTGAAGCTGATGACAATTTACAGAAAGAAATCACTGCCAAAGTAGAGAATGGTGTCCTTATTATTGCTTGTGATTACAATTCTTTCAACAATATAAAATCAAAAAAAGTAACAGTAAAAATGCCTGTTATAGAAGGATTAGAGGCTTCAAGTGCAGCTACAATCAAAAGTAGCCATACATTAAAAGGGGAAAATATAAAACTGGAATCCTCAAGCGCTGCTTCAATAGATTTAAACATTGAATTTGATACTATTTATAGCGAAGCCAGTAGCGGCAGTACTATTAACATCAACGGGAAAGCACTTCAACTTAATACAGAAGCATCAAGCGGCAGTACAATAAATGCCAAAGATTTATTAGCGAATGATATTAAAGCTGAAGCTTCAAGTGGCTCTACAATTAATGTCCATCCAATTGTAAGCCTAGACGCAGAAGCATCAAGCGGATCGACAGTAAGTTATAATACTGTTCCAAAATCAATTCGAAAAGAAGAAAATTCAGCAGGAAGTATCCACCAGGAACAATAA
- a CDS encoding DUF4870 domain-containing protein: METTTEKNTATFTHLSALTQYFIPFGNYIFPILFWSSKKDKSEFVDHNGKQVLNFQLSLLLYSLVLIMIATPIFIITFLKNIPFEALINDHDIILRNFSFEGNIGMLTVGLVAVLIFGLLKVAEFFLIIYASIKTSNGEKYNYPITIPFIK, encoded by the coding sequence ATGGAAACAACTACCGAAAAAAACACCGCTACATTTACTCATTTGAGTGCTTTAACTCAATATTTCATTCCTTTTGGAAATTACATTTTCCCAATATTGTTTTGGTCTTCAAAAAAAGACAAATCGGAATTTGTGGATCATAATGGAAAACAAGTCCTGAATTTCCAATTGAGTTTATTACTATATTCTTTAGTCCTTATTATGATAGCTACTCCTATCTTTATAATTACTTTCCTAAAAAATATTCCTTTTGAAGCGCTAATAAATGATCACGATATTATTTTAAGAAATTTTAGTTTTGAAGGCAACATCGGAATGTTGACAGTGGGTTTAGTAGCTGTTTTAATTTTTGGTCTTTTGAAAGTGGCTGAATTCTTTTTAATCATTTATGCTTCCATAAAAACATCAAATGGTGAAAAATACAACTACCCAATTACGATTCCTTTTATCAAATAG
- a CDS encoding ParA family protein: MGKIIAIANQKGGVGKTTTSVNLAASLGVLEKKVLLIDADPQANASSGLGIDVESVEIGTYQILEHSHTPKEAIIKCSAPNVDVIPSHIDLVAIEIELVDKENREYMLKKALESIKDEYDYIIIDCAPSLGLLTLNALTAADSVIIPIQCEYFALEGLGKLLNTIKSIQKIHNPDLDIEGLLLTMFDSRLRLSNQVVEEVQKHFNDMVFDTIIQRNVKLSEAPSFGESIINYDATSKGATNYLHLAQEVIKKNSK, translated from the coding sequence ATGGGCAAAATCATCGCGATTGCTAATCAAAAAGGGGGAGTTGGAAAGACTACAACATCTGTAAATCTAGCTGCTTCACTGGGTGTTTTAGAAAAAAAAGTATTACTTATTGATGCTGATCCACAGGCAAATGCATCTTCAGGATTAGGAATTGATGTAGAATCTGTAGAGATAGGTACGTATCAAATTCTGGAACATAGTCATACGCCAAAAGAGGCCATCATAAAATGTTCTGCTCCAAATGTGGACGTAATTCCATCACATATTGACCTTGTTGCAATTGAAATCGAATTAGTCGATAAAGAAAACAGGGAATATATGCTTAAAAAAGCATTGGAAAGTATCAAAGACGAGTACGATTATATCATTATCGATTGTGCGCCATCTCTTGGATTGCTTACGTTGAATGCTTTGACTGCTGCTGACTCTGTAATTATTCCTATTCAATGTGAGTATTTTGCACTGGAAGGTTTAGGCAAATTATTGAATACGATAAAAAGCATCCAAAAAATTCACAATCCAGATTTAGATATCGAAGGGTTATTATTAACCATGTTCGACTCAAGATTGCGTTTATCAAACCAAGTAGTTGAAGAGGTTCAAAAACATTTCAACGATATGGTTTTTGATACCATTATTCAAAGAAATGTAAAACTGAGCGAAGCGCCAAGCTTTGGAGAAAGTATAATAAACTACGATGCTACAAGCAAAGGAGCTACTAACTACTTACATCTGGCTCAAGAAGTTATAAAGAAAAACAGTAAATAG
- a CDS encoding ParB/RepB/Spo0J family partition protein: MAKAIKKQALGRGLSALLKDPENDIKSVDDKNADKVVGNIIELEINAIEINPFQPRSNFNEESLRELATSIKELGVIQPITVRKLEFNKYQLISGERRLRASTLVGLTTVPAYIRIANDNESLVMALVENIQRHDLDPIEIALSYQRLIDEIQLTQEQMSERVGKKRSTIANYLRLLKLDPIIQTGIRDGFISMGHGRAIINIEDQDIQTDIYQKIVSQNLSVRDTEALVKNYQESLKPKPAGKPKAASFEIADTHKSVFTNYFGTKVDVKVAGNGKGKITIPFHSEEDFNRIIKLINE; the protein is encoded by the coding sequence ATGGCAAAAGCAATAAAAAAACAAGCCTTAGGAAGAGGATTATCTGCATTATTAAAAGATCCGGAAAACGATATAAAATCCGTTGACGATAAAAATGCCGATAAAGTTGTAGGAAATATTATTGAGCTTGAAATAAATGCGATTGAAATAAATCCATTTCAGCCCAGAAGTAATTTCAATGAGGAATCATTGAGAGAATTAGCAACTTCCATTAAAGAATTAGGTGTTATCCAGCCTATTACCGTACGTAAATTAGAATTCAATAAATACCAGTTGATATCAGGGGAGCGACGTCTTCGTGCGTCAACTCTTGTGGGATTGACAACCGTTCCTGCTTACATTCGTATTGCAAATGATAATGAATCACTGGTTATGGCCTTGGTTGAAAACATTCAACGTCATGATTTAGATCCAATTGAAATAGCACTTTCTTACCAACGTTTGATTGATGAAATTCAATTGACTCAGGAGCAAATGAGTGAGCGAGTAGGAAAAAAACGTTCTACTATCGCTAATTATTTAAGACTTTTGAAATTAGATCCGATAATCCAAACTGGAATTCGTGATGGTTTTATCAGTATGGGTCATGGTCGTGCGATAATCAACATTGAAGATCAAGATATTCAAACGGATATTTATCAAAAAATCGTTAGTCAAAACCTTTCGGTTCGCGATACAGAAGCTTTGGTAAAAAACTATCAGGAAAGTTTAAAACCAAAACCTGCCGGTAAACCTAAAGCGGCTTCATTTGAAATCGCGGATACTCACAAAAGCGTTTTTACCAATTATTTTGGGACCAAAGTAGATGTAAAAGTAGCTGGTAACGGTAAAGGAAAAATCACTATTCCATTTCACTCTGAAGAAGACTTCAACAGAATTATTAAACTAATAAACGAGTAG
- a CDS encoding PspC domain-containing protein → MNKTVNINLGGMFFHIDEDAYQKLTRYFDAIKRSLSNSSGHDEIIKDIEMRVSELLNEKQKSDKHVVGLKDVDEVIAVMGQPEDYIIEDEMKSSQTYADNTNRRTKKLYRDKEKGMIGGVAAGLGHYFGIDSVWIRIVLILLVFAGFGTGILAYIILWVVTPEAITTSEKLEMTGEPVNISNIEKKVREEFESVSGKLKNVDYDKYGNQIKTGANKIGSSFGDFIMTVFKVFAKFLGVILIMSSLAILIVFLVGVLSLGSTGFTNFPFHDFIESGNFTDYPIWFFGVLFYIAVSIPAFFLMLLGFKLLAPNMKSIGNIAKYTLLAIWIISIALLISIGVKQMSEFSANGRVVNKQIIPLKENDTLRIKFIHNDYFSKNINDNHDFMVTEDSTGTKVIYSNQVRINILKTDEKLPYIQIEKEAKGKSLFEAKKTAKKIQYGYTIIGNQLILDNYLLTDFKNKFRDQEVEIFLYLPEGTLLKPDSSVQDYDRSDDSFFNLHYSSDNYIYKVESSQIKCLNCPADENEYDDVDGNEDGDNVEVNITGKTTKNDSITTTTVKVNGETVTVNEAGTKKGLSIGKNGVIIKN, encoded by the coding sequence ATGAACAAAACTGTAAATATAAACCTAGGCGGAATGTTCTTTCATATAGATGAAGATGCATACCAAAAATTAACCCGATACTTTGATGCTATAAAACGTTCTTTATCGAATTCATCAGGACATGATGAAATTATAAAAGATATCGAAATGCGTGTTTCGGAATTATTGAACGAGAAACAAAAAAGCGACAAACATGTTGTAGGATTAAAAGATGTTGATGAGGTAATTGCCGTTATGGGACAACCTGAAGATTACATCATTGAAGATGAAATGAAAAGTTCTCAAACCTATGCTGACAACACTAACAGAAGAACAAAAAAACTATACAGAGATAAAGAAAAAGGAATGATTGGTGGTGTTGCTGCTGGATTGGGACACTATTTTGGAATTGATTCTGTTTGGATTAGAATTGTTTTGATATTATTAGTTTTTGCTGGATTTGGAACCGGTATTCTTGCCTACATCATTCTGTGGGTTGTAACACCAGAAGCCATTACAACATCCGAAAAACTAGAAATGACTGGAGAACCGGTTAACATTTCTAATATTGAAAAAAAAGTAAGAGAAGAGTTTGAAAGCGTTTCAGGTAAATTAAAAAACGTTGATTACGACAAATATGGCAATCAAATTAAAACTGGAGCCAATAAAATAGGAAGCTCTTTTGGCGATTTCATCATGACAGTTTTTAAGGTTTTCGCAAAATTTTTAGGTGTGATTTTAATTATGTCAAGTTTAGCAATACTAATCGTTTTCTTAGTTGGTGTTTTATCACTGGGCTCAACAGGTTTCACTAATTTCCCATTTCACGATTTTATCGAATCTGGAAATTTCACGGATTATCCAATTTGGTTTTTTGGAGTTTTATTTTACATCGCTGTAAGTATTCCAGCATTTTTCTTAATGCTTTTGGGTTTCAAATTATTAGCCCCAAATATGAAATCTATCGGAAATATCGCTAAATATACTTTATTGGCAATTTGGATAATTTCAATTGCATTATTAATATCAATAGGTGTAAAACAAATGTCAGAGTTTTCGGCTAATGGTAGAGTTGTAAATAAGCAAATCATACCATTGAAAGAAAATGACACGTTACGTATAAAATTTATACATAATGATTATTTTTCAAAAAATATAAATGACAATCACGATTTCATGGTTACTGAGGATTCCACCGGTACAAAAGTGATTTATTCTAATCAAGTACGTATCAATATCCTTAAAACAGATGAAAAATTACCTTATATCCAAATTGAAAAAGAAGCGAAAGGAAAATCATTGTTTGAAGCTAAGAAAACAGCTAAAAAAATTCAATATGGCTATACGATTATTGGTAACCAATTAATTTTAGATAACTATCTATTAACTGATTTCAAAAATAAATTCCGTGATCAAGAAGTGGAAATCTTTTTATACTTACCTGAAGGAACTTTATTGAAACCTGATTCTTCTGTTCAGGATTATGACAGATCAGACGATTCGTTCTTCAACTTACATTACAGTTCTGACAACTACATTTACAAAGTAGAAAGCTCACAAATAAAATGTTTGAATTGTCCAGCTGATGAAAACGAATATGATGATGTAGATGGAAATGAGGATGGCGATAACGTAGAAGTAAACATTACTGGAAAAACAACAAAAAATGATAGTATTACAACAACTACGGTAAAAGTAAATGGCGAAACAGTAACCGTAAATGAAGCTGGAACCAAAAAAGGCTTATCAATAGGTAAAAACGGTGTAATCATTAAAAATTAA
- a CDS encoding PadR family transcriptional regulator, whose product MNIENTKAQMRKGVLEFCILSVLKEKDAYTSEILDTLKNAKLLVVEGTIYPLLTRLKNDGLLNYRWEESTSGPPRKYYGLTEIGQTFLNELSGTWTELSDAVNLITNQK is encoded by the coding sequence ATGAACATTGAAAACACAAAAGCCCAGATGCGCAAAGGTGTTCTCGAGTTTTGCATCTTATCCGTATTGAAAGAAAAAGATGCCTACACATCGGAAATATTAGACACTTTGAAAAACGCAAAATTGTTAGTCGTGGAGGGAACCATTTATCCATTACTCACAAGATTAAAAAATGATGGATTACTCAATTATCGTTGGGAAGAATCAACATCAGGACCACCAAGAAAATATTATGGTCTAACTGAAATAGGACAAACTTTTTTAAACGAACTTAGTGGCACTTGGACTGAATTATCGGATGCCGTGAACCTTATAACCAACCAAAAATAA
- a CDS encoding DUF4442 domain-containing protein has product MKLTVSKLNKFLLFKLPSAFICGVRVKEIDEHKCVVSVKHRWINQNPFNSMYFAVQAMAAELSTGALVIYQIQKSGKKISMLVANNKGNFTKKATGRITFTCKDGDLPEKAIQETIANGEGQTFWMKSIGTDEKGIQVSEMDFEWSVRVK; this is encoded by the coding sequence ATGAAACTTACCGTATCAAAACTTAATAAATTTCTATTGTTCAAATTACCATCGGCATTTATCTGTGGCGTACGTGTAAAAGAGATAGATGAGCATAAATGTGTAGTGTCAGTGAAACACCGCTGGATTAACCAAAATCCATTCAATTCCATGTATTTTGCTGTACAGGCAATGGCTGCCGAGCTTTCTACGGGAGCTTTGGTTATCTATCAAATTCAAAAAAGCGGCAAAAAAATATCGATGTTGGTGGCGAATAATAAAGGAAATTTTACTAAGAAAGCGACAGGGAGAATCACTTTTACCTGTAAGGATGGGGATTTACCAGAAAAAGCCATTCAAGAAACTATTGCTAATGGAGAAGGGCAGACCTTTTGGATGAAATCTATTGGAACAGATGAAAAAGGAATCCAAGTTTCTGAAATGGATTTTGAATGGAGTGTAAGAGTTAAATAA
- the trxB gene encoding thioredoxin-disulfide reductase, producing MSDTIEKIKCLIIGSGPAGYTAAIYAARANMNPVLYQGMQPGGQLTTTNEVENFPGYVDGVTGPEMMVQLQAQAQRFGSDVRDGWATKVDFSGDIHKVWINGTKELHCETVIISTGASAKYLGLPTEQHYLKMGGGVSACAVCDGFFYRNQEVVIVGAGDSACEEAHYLSKLCKKVTMLVRSEKFRASKIMEERVRKTENITILMNHDTVEVLGDEQVVEGVKAKNKTTGEIFDIPATGFFVAIGHKPNTDIFKDYITLDETGYIINTPGTSKTNVGGVFVAGDAADHVYRQAITAAGTGCMAALDAERYLASKE from the coding sequence ATGTCTGATACAATCGAAAAAATTAAATGTCTTATTATAGGTTCTGGTCCAGCAGGTTATACTGCAGCTATTTATGCCGCCAGAGCTAATATGAATCCAGTTTTATACCAAGGAATGCAACCAGGTGGACAACTTACTACAACCAATGAAGTAGAGAATTTTCCCGGATATGTTGATGGAGTTACAGGTCCTGAGATGATGGTTCAATTACAAGCGCAGGCACAACGTTTTGGTTCTGATGTACGTGATGGTTGGGCAACTAAAGTAGATTTTTCAGGAGATATCCATAAAGTATGGATTAATGGTACTAAAGAATTACATTGTGAAACCGTAATTATTTCAACCGGAGCATCTGCTAAATATTTAGGCTTACCTACAGAACAACACTATTTAAAAATGGGTGGAGGGGTTTCTGCATGCGCTGTTTGTGACGGTTTTTTCTATAGAAATCAGGAAGTAGTAATTGTTGGAGCAGGAGATTCAGCTTGTGAAGAAGCACACTATTTGTCAAAACTTTGTAAAAAAGTAACGATGTTAGTGCGAAGCGAAAAATTCAGGGCTTCTAAAATCATGGAAGAACGCGTTCGTAAAACAGAGAACATAACTATATTAATGAATCACGATACTGTTGAAGTATTAGGAGACGAGCAAGTTGTTGAAGGAGTAAAAGCAAAAAATAAAACAACGGGGGAGATTTTTGATATTCCTGCTACTGGTTTCTTTGTAGCCATTGGTCATAAGCCGAATACAGATATTTTTAAAGATTATATAACATTAGACGAAACTGGTTATATTATCAATACTCCTGGGACTTCAAAAACGAATGTTGGTGGAGTTTTCGTAGCCGGAGATGCTGCAGATCATGTGTATCGTCAAGCTATTACCGCTGCTGGAACAGGTTGTATGGCTGCTCTGGATGCCGAAAGATATTTAGCTTCTAAAGAATAA
- a CDS encoding GIN domain-containing protein → MKKHTIILLLFLSTTLILAQKKDKIKGSKTVTVEQREVGNFEMLEVEDNLEVHLERGEKTDLKIEADDNLQDIISFDLRDKTLRIYATKEAVNYKKLIVRVTYTKDLNLVTSRNKSSINAIQEIQVENLTFKAYDNSQLYLNVNAKNFILQADDKSKTELNLKSESAIVELSKSSSLKALISTIDLKVDMYQKSNATIEGDATNAIIRLDNNSNLTGNKLILKNADITTESYSNCSLNATTAVIIDAANKSEIQLLGTPKIEIRKFTDEAKLIKKLK, encoded by the coding sequence ATGAAAAAACATACTATCATACTCCTGCTTTTTTTATCAACCACATTGATATTAGCACAAAAGAAAGATAAAATAAAAGGATCAAAAACAGTTACCGTTGAACAAAGAGAAGTTGGTAATTTTGAAATGCTTGAAGTTGAAGACAATCTAGAAGTTCATTTGGAGAGAGGAGAAAAAACAGACCTGAAAATTGAAGCCGATGATAATTTACAGGATATTATCTCATTCGATTTAAGAGACAAAACACTTCGTATTTACGCCACAAAAGAAGCCGTAAATTATAAAAAACTAATTGTAAGAGTTACCTATACTAAAGATTTAAACTTGGTAACATCCAGAAATAAATCGAGTATAAATGCAATACAAGAAATTCAAGTAGAAAATTTAACATTTAAAGCCTATGATAATTCCCAACTTTATTTAAATGTCAATGCAAAAAATTTCATATTACAGGCGGATGATAAATCAAAAACGGAATTGAATTTAAAATCAGAAAGCGCAATTGTTGAATTAAGTAAAAGTTCCTCTTTAAAAGCATTAATTTCCACTATTGATCTGAAAGTTGATATGTACCAAAAATCAAATGCAACTATTGAAGGTGATGCTACCAATGCAATTATCCGATTGGATAATAACTCGAACTTGACAGGGAACAAACTTATTCTAAAAAATGCTGATATCACCACCGAAAGTTATTCCAATTGCAGTTTAAACGCAACAACAGCAGTAATTATTGATGCTGCTAATAAATCAGAAATTCAACTTTTAGGAACTCCAAAAATTGAAATCCGGAAATTTACCGATGAAGCTAAATTGATAAAAAAACTAAAATAG